In Toxotes jaculatrix isolate fToxJac2 chromosome 12, fToxJac2.pri, whole genome shotgun sequence, the following are encoded in one genomic region:
- the LOC121191103 gene encoding E3 ubiquitin-protein ligase RNF43, producing the protein MTVPQWRLAGLWPWLLMAALQVVLGQPGLESERPGLRAVIKVTLLKNEPTGKPITLEGAFVGGSAGYAEGKLMQYHPLSLCNTSEDERQESDFITIVKLEHRVPRCLPLLDKARMALDKGAQAVIFDVSDDANAAAELRETDSLPRPVVLVEAEDAEELMGLVNKNEEAKVRIEIMVEPPRWPHYDVGILLTIVLAILTIVLIFAFRYKCKSNRTWDSVHQQTMRAISRLETKTYSSQGCSGSQRHRGAWGSASSSNSSPVCAICLEEFQDGQHLRIISCAHEFHKDCVDPWLLQHRTCPLCMHNIMGTERQPQRNRLQQNPEQSQGFLHPQPYSSPHNHPFPQHAIPFSMRLHYPRGPSGPYPSLGHYSGSSPMDPQTLRFLTSRQLGSGCGYRLPAEGPGRPHRIGGNCRTSTHHYTPRRSCHNYRSSCPTQRSASCSRLHHAASVAPQTRGAPAHNRQDEGSCSGGSYHTERSGYLADGPASDSSSGPCHGSSSDSVLNCTDISLQGVYGSWSTFRSSLSSDYDPFVYYGPGNTRGPRRNSLEAGAQARPRSLDSVVNKAGCPEEQPQTVFSHIHYHRHRHHHYEEGEHGQGPSRGSDEEQGAAAAAPAALVLDKDSPVCPPKHSPCQCPKPDPMDRLSPGQTECQDLDPGSPTGPPVLMSPIPLQLQPHCCHQGHGHPPAPLGRVGGCVLDGPSVRFHQSLDLQDDRSIHIHYGQGPGFCCSPPELHPALLPVPLILDSGGMEDWSCCAGAHVVWQKRVQQAHSEPQLLGPGTSMDRPPCRFHHGPSADCNTGICLYCQTLHHNQGSEEESGV; encoded by the exons TATCACCCTTTGTCTCTGTGCAACACAAGCGAGGATGAACGACAAGAGAGTGACTTCATCACCATTGTCAAACTGGAGCACAGGGTTCCCCGCTGCCTGCCGCTGCTCGATAAG GCTCGCATGGCATTGGACAAAGGAGCTCAGGCTGTTATCTTTGATGTCAGTGATGATGCcaatgctgctgctgag ctgcgaGAAACAGACTCCCTTCCCCGTCCAGTTGTGCTGGTGGAGGCTGAGGATGCTGAGGAGCTGATGGGCTTGGTCAACAAGAACGAGGAGGCCAAAGTTCGTATTGAGATCATGGTGGAGCCCCCTAGATGG CCACATTATGATGTGGGTATCCTGCTCACCATTGTCCTGGCTATTCTGACCATCGTCTTAATCTTTGCTTTCCGCTACAAATGCAAGTCCAACAGAACCTGG GACTCTGTCCATCAACAGACCATGCGGGCTATTAGTCGATTGGAGACTAAAACCTACAGTTCTCAGGGCTGCTCAGGCTCACAGCGGCACCGAGGGGCGTGGGGGTCGGCCAGCAGCTCCAACTCGAGCCCTGTCTGTGCTATTTGCTTGGAGGAGTTCCAGGACGGGCAG catttgaggatcatctcctgcgCTCATGAGTTCCATAAAGACTGCGTCGACCCCTGGCTGCTGCAGCACCGTACCTGTCCTCTCTGTATGCACAACATTATGG GGACAGAGCGGCAGCCCCAGAGAAACAGGCTCCAGCAGAATCCAGAACAAAGCCAAGGCTTCCTGCACCCTCAGCCTTACAGCAGCCCACACAACCACCCCTTCCCTCAGCATGCTATCCCCTTCTCTATGAGACTCCACTATCCTCGTGGACCCTCTGGACCATATCCCTCTCTGGGACACTACAGTGGGTCTTCTCCCATGGACCCCCAGACTCTACGTTTCCTCACCAGTAGACAGCTTGGCTCCGGCTGTGGGTACCGCCTTCCTGCAGAGGGTCCTGGAAGGCCCCACAGGATTGGAGGTAACTGCAGGACGTCCACTCACCACTACACCCCTCGTCGGTCCTGCCACAACTATCGCTCGTCCTGTCCGACCCAGCGCAGTGCATCCTGCTCAAGACTGCACCACGCTGCTTCTGTCGCACCACAGACCCGTGGTGCTCCAGCCCACAACCGGCAGGACGAGGGCAGCTGCTCAGGCGGCAGCTACCACACAGAACGCAGTGGATACTTGGCTGATGGGCCGGCGAGTGACTCCAGCTCAGGGCCCTGCCATGGCTCCTCCAGTGACTCAGTTCTCAACTGTACTGACATATCCCTACAGGGAGTGTATGGCAGCTGGTCCACTTTCCGTAGCTCTCTGAGTAGTGACTACGATCCGTTCGTGTATTACGGGCCAGGTAATACGCGGGGCCCCCGGAGAAACAGCCTGGAGGCTGGCGCCCAGGCCCGGCCCAGGTCTCTGGATTCTGTGGTGAACAAAGCAGGCTGCCCTGAAGAACAGCCGCAGACTGTGTTCAGCCACATCCACTACCACCGCCACAGACACCATCACTATGAGGAGGGAGAGCATGGTCAGGGCCCGAGCAGAGGCTCTGACGAGGAGCagggggctgctgctgctgcgccCGCTGCTCTTGTCCTTGACAAAGACTCACCTGTGTGCCCTCCTAAGCACAGTCCCTGCCAGTGCCCAAAGCCAGACCCCATGGATCGGCTTAGCCCGGGACAGACAGAGTGTCAGGACCTTGACCCAGGCAGCCCTACAGGACCTCCAGTCCTGATGTCCCCAATCCCTTTGCAGCTCCAACCCCACTGCTGCCACCAGGGACACGGACACCCTCCCGCTCCTCTTGGGCGAGTGGGTGGCTGTGTGCTTGATGGCCCCTCCGTTCGCTTCCACCAGAGCCTGGATCTGCAGGATGACCGTAGCATCCACATTCACTACGGCCAGGGTCCGGGcttctgctgctctcctcctgAGCTGCACCCTGCTTTGCTTCCCGTGCCCCTCATTCTGGACTCTGGAGGGATGGAGGACTGGTCTTGCTGTGCCGGGGCCCATGTTGTGTGGCAAAAACGGGTGCAGCAGGCTCATTCAGAGCCTCAGCTCCTGGGGCCTGGGACTTCTATGGACAGGCCACCCTGCAGGTTCCACCACGGACCTTCTGCTGACTGCAACACAGGCATTTGTTTATACTGCCAAACATTACACCACAATCAGG GATCAGAAGAGGAGTCTGGTGTGTGA
- the hpda gene encoding 4-hydroxyphenylpyruvate dioxygenase, with product MTSYTDKGEKPARGKFVRFHHVTFWVGNAKQAASFYCDKMGFEPLAYKGLETGSREVVSHVIRQDKIIFVFESPLNPGNEEMGGHLMKHGDGVKDIAFQVEDCDFLVKTAKERGGVIVKEPWVEQDSHGRVKYAVVQTYGDTTHTLVEYLGPYKGLFLPGYKEPLFRDPLLAKLPPGGLNFIDHIVGNQPDDQMVPVSDWYQKCLMFHRFWSIDDKQIHTQYSALRSIVVTNYEETIKMPINEPAIGKKKSQIQEYVDYNGGPGVQHIALNTSNIIETIVNLRARGMEFLSAPDMYYDTLREKLRTAKIKVKEDLDRLQELKILVDFDDKGYLLQIFTKPVQDRPTLFLEVIQRNNHFGFGAGNFKSLFEAIEKDQDARGNLTVLTPEGQARTFY from the exons ATG aCAAGCTACACAGATAAAGGGGAGAAG CCTGCCAGGGGAAAGTTTGTCCGGTTTCATCATGTCACCTTTTGGGTGGGCAATGCTAAACAG GCAGCCTCCTTCTACTGTGATAAGATGGGCTTCGAGCCTTTGGCCTATAAGGGTCTGGAGACTGGCAGCAGAGAGGTGGTGTCTCATGTCATCAGACAGGATAAG aTAATATTCGTGTTTGAATCTCCACTAAATCCTGGAAATGAAG AGATGGGAGGACACCTGATGAAGCATGGAGACGGAGTCAAAGACATTGCTTTCCAAGTGGAAGACTGTGACTTCTTAGTCAAG ACAGctaaagagagaggaggtgtaATCGTCAAGGAGCCCTGGGTGGAGCAGGACAGCCACGGGAGGGTCAAGTATGCTGTGGTTCAAACG TATGGagatacaacacacacactcgttgAATACCTCGGACCCTACAAAGGCCTTTTCCTGCCCGGCTACAAAGAGCCTCTGTTTAGGGATCCTCTGTTAGCCAAACT TCCACCAGGAGGTTTGAACTTCATTGATCACATTGTGGGAAACCAGCCAGATGACCAAATGGTGCCAGTTTCTGACTG GTATCAGAAGTGTTTGATGTTCCACCGGTTCTGGTCAATAGACGACAAGCAGATCCACACCCAGTACAGTGCACTGAGGTCCATAGTGGTGACAAACTACGAAGAGACCATCAAGATGCCCATCAATGAACCTGCCATAGGCAAGAAGAAGTCACAAATCCAG GAATATGTGGACTATAACGGGGGACCGGGTGTTCAGCACATCGCCCTCAACACATCAAATATTATCGAAACT atagTGAACCTGCGAGCCCGGGGGATGGAGTTCCTCTCAGCCCCTGACATGTACTATGACACCCTGCGGGAGAAACTCCGAACTGCTAAGATCAAGGTGAAGGAGGACCTTGACCGTTTACAG GAACTGAAAATCTTAGTTGACTTCGATGACAAGGGCTACCTCCTCCAAATCTTTACCAAGCCTGTGCAGGACAGACCGACCCTTTTCCTGGAGGTCATTCAGCGGAACAATCACTTT GGCTTTGGGGCAGGAAACTTCAAGTCTCTCTTTGAGGCCATTGAGAAGGACCAAGACGCCAGGGGCAACCTCACTGTGCTGACACCCGAAGGACAGGCCAGAACCTTCTACTGA